The Methanobacterium lacus genome includes a region encoding these proteins:
- a CDS encoding TATA-box-binding protein, with the protein MTTVEIKVENIVASAALGKSLDLPQVAPALEGVEYNSEQFPGLVYKLKEPKTAALIFGSGKLVCTGAKSIEDSKKAIHIAVDKMRALDTEIPHEFEIKIQNIVASANLGKTLNLESVALDLENTEYEPEQFPGLVYRLDDPKVVLLLFGSGKVVCTGAKSFEDAQLGVEKTKERLAELDLI; encoded by the coding sequence ATGACAACTGTAGAAATTAAAGTTGAAAACATAGTGGCATCAGCCGCCCTTGGAAAGTCTTTAGACCTTCCCCAAGTCGCTCCTGCCCTGGAAGGTGTTGAGTACAACTCAGAACAATTTCCAGGATTGGTTTACAAATTAAAAGAACCAAAAACAGCAGCACTAATATTTGGATCGGGTAAACTTGTTTGTACCGGCGCTAAATCTATAGAAGATTCAAAAAAAGCAATTCACATAGCCGTTGACAAAATGAGAGCCTTAGATACAGAAATCCCCCATGAATTTGAAATTAAAATCCAAAATATCGTTGCATCTGCAAACCTGGGCAAAACATTAAACCTAGAATCAGTAGCATTAGACCTCGAGAACACAGAATATGAACCTGAACAGTTCCCAGGATTGGTTTACAGACTAGATGACCCAAAAGTTGTTTTACTATTATTCGGCTCTGGGAAAGTAGTTTGTACCGGTGCAAAAAGCTTCGAAGATGCTCAGCTTGGAGTTGAAAAAACTAAAGAACGACTAGCTGAATTGGATTTGATATAA
- the serB gene encoding phosphoserine phosphatase SerB yields the protein MIKLIAFDLDNVLIDGEAIDEIGKLMGVESKISEITKKAMEGDLDFETSLNKRVALLKGASVEDIREVVFKMPFMEGAEETIAELKKRGYKIATITGSFEIVAERMKDTLGLDYAFSNILHEEEGKLTGQVSGPLVKGSKAEVLKEIMEMENIIAEETAAVGDGANDVSMLEEAGLGIAFNAKPVLKEKADVIVEKRDLKELLEIFPDENSELTAKSADEEPSEEEKPSEEEAASEPEETTETVEEETTEPEETTETVEEETTEPEETTETVEEKEAEPEESSEKEPAKDEESSKDNKDDKEDDKDDKEKSEKPSPDVKAEPNPDAGKSFGELLSNKKELEKQLKVLTKERDDLNENAREFKKTRDELNASIKENLDKALKYRDERDQINKEVRKYKKLRDETNQELKKMEYASGRRDILKIQNEIDKIEKTIETKVLDMRKENELVKKVQDLSKTLSEMKEDEKVQTEATALKEVSEAHHAKVVEFSDKAQETHEKMLEYFKNIDEVRAKADTAHNTFIETREKASAKHEEVKAVLNEIRKKNKGLDKVKAKERNIESEKSKKKNMAEKEVAKDIFEKFKEGKKLSTEELRLLQKHNIV from the coding sequence TTGATTAAACTCATAGCATTTGATCTTGATAACGTTCTTATTGATGGAGAAGCAATTGATGAAATTGGAAAATTGATGGGCGTTGAATCAAAAATATCTGAGATAACTAAAAAAGCAATGGAAGGCGATCTAGATTTTGAAACTTCCCTCAACAAGAGGGTGGCACTGTTAAAAGGTGCCTCGGTGGAAGATATCAGGGAAGTCGTTTTTAAGATGCCCTTTATGGAGGGAGCTGAAGAAACTATTGCAGAACTTAAAAAGAGAGGATATAAAATTGCAACCATAACCGGTAGTTTTGAAATCGTCGCAGAAAGGATGAAGGATACTTTAGGTTTGGATTATGCATTTTCTAATATTCTCCATGAAGAAGAGGGAAAATTAACAGGACAAGTAAGCGGTCCCCTCGTTAAAGGTTCGAAGGCCGAAGTCCTGAAGGAGATTATGGAAATGGAAAATATAATAGCAGAAGAAACTGCAGCTGTAGGAGACGGAGCAAACGATGTGTCAATGCTTGAAGAAGCAGGTTTAGGAATAGCATTTAATGCAAAACCAGTTTTGAAAGAAAAAGCTGATGTAATTGTTGAAAAAAGAGATTTGAAAGAACTTTTAGAAATTTTCCCAGATGAAAATTCTGAACTAACTGCCAAATCAGCAGATGAAGAGCCATCAGAAGAAGAAAAACCTTCCGAAGAAGAAGCAGCATCTGAACCAGAAGAAACCACAGAAACAGTTGAAGAAGAAACAACTGAACCAGAAGAAACCACAGAAACAGTTGAAGAAGAAACAACTGAACCAGAAGAAACCACAGAAACAGTTGAAGAAAAAGAAGCTGAACCAGAAGAAAGTTCTGAAAAGGAACCAGCAAAAGATGAAGAATCCTCTAAAGATAATAAAGATGATAAAGAGGATGATAAGGATGATAAGGAAAAGTCAGAAAAACCATCTCCAGATGTAAAAGCTGAACCTAATCCTGATGCTGGAAAAAGTTTCGGGGAACTTCTTTCAAACAAAAAAGAACTCGAAAAACAGCTTAAAGTACTGACTAAAGAACGTGACGATCTGAATGAGAACGCTCGTGAATTTAAAAAGACTAGGGACGAATTAAACGCTAGTATTAAGGAAAATCTCGACAAAGCTCTCAAGTACCGTGATGAACGTGACCAGATCAACAAGGAAGTTCGCAAGTACAAAAAATTAAGGGACGAAACTAATCAAGAACTTAAAAAGATGGAATATGCCTCTGGAAGAAGGGACATTCTCAAGATTCAAAATGAGATCGACAAGATCGAAAAAACCATCGAAACCAAGGTTCTTGACATGAGAAAGGAAAATGAACTGGTTAAAAAGGTTCAGGATCTAAGCAAAACCCTGTCTGAAATGAAGGAAGATGAAAAGGTTCAGACCGAAGCAACTGCGCTTAAAGAAGTATCAGAAGCACATCATGCTAAGGTTGTTGAATTTTCAGACAAGGCACAGGAAACTCACGAAAAGATGCTCGAGTACTTCAAAAACATAGACGAAGTAAGAGCAAAAGCAGATACTGCTCATAACACGTTTATAGAAACTCGTGAAAAAGCTTCTGCAAAACACGAAGAAGTTAAAGCCGTTCTAAACGAAATTAGGAAGAAAAATAAGGGTCTTGACAAGGTCAAAGCCAAAGAACGGAACATCGAAAGTGAAAAGAGTAAGAAGAAAAACATGGCTGAGAAAGAAGTTGCTAAAGACATCTTCGAGAAGTTCAAAGAGGGTAAAAAACTCTCTACAGAAGAACTCAGACTCCTCCAGAAGCATAACATTGTTTGA